The following coding sequences are from one Musa acuminata AAA Group cultivar baxijiao chromosome BXJ2-4, Cavendish_Baxijiao_AAA, whole genome shotgun sequence window:
- the LOC103983033 gene encoding uncharacterized protein LOC103983033, with protein sequence MEGEEARVTDVSLKELSKKLEEFARERDWEQYHSPRNLLLAMVGEVGELAEIFMWRGEVAKGLPNWKDSEKEHVGEELSDVLLYLIRLSDVCGIDLGDAATKKIVKNAIKYPPKAT encoded by the exons ATGGAAGGGGAGGAGGCAAGGGTGACTGATGTGAGCCTCAAAGAGCTCTCCAAGAAGCTTGAGGAGTTTGCCAGGGAAAGGGACTGGGAGCAGTACCACAGCCCGAGGAATCTGCTGCTTGCCATG GTTGGTGAAGTGGGGGAACTTGCAGAAATATTCATGTGGAGGGGAGAAGTGGCAAAGGGGCTACCTAACTGGAAGGATTCAGAGAAGGAGCATGTAGGGGAGGAGCTTTCAGATGTCCTGTTATACCTAATAAGACTCTCTGATGTATGTGGTATTGACCTTGGAGATGCAGCCACCAAGAAGATAGTCAAGAATGCAATTAAGTACCCTCCAAAGGCTACATGA
- the LOC103983032 gene encoding uncharacterized protein LOC103983032: MAMFLLSLRQKFSANPSFTLKTCSFWAVGAFQSLERSRCASSPASDHSHMTKLPQIIPSGRDNLDNGFRIEVVDTDFVGVSYKFLDQIDGGTEALSSSLKINDETCSCSLAALAEESLDFDEIEDLRLRKKLFYKLDKGSKEFEEYNIQFHRKKSAKKRHEKTIEADTKKEFNDLEKKKNQKVIKSNVAKASEQGVESPVIKNVRSCTKSTVMEEKRVRMPTINQLTDPYHLPFCLDIYVSKGSVRACIVHRITSKVVAVAHSISKDMKFDLKSRKDATACAAVGAVLAQRAIEDDIHNVVYTPRKGERIEGKIQIVLQSIIDHGIDVKVKLKQKQPSKVKTCGYAND; encoded by the exons ATGGCCATGTTCCTCCTATCACTGAGACAAAAGTTTTCAGCAAATCCATCATTCACTCTAAAGACCTGTAGCTTCTGGGCGGTGGGAGCATTTCAATCCTTGGAAAGATCTCGCTGCGCAAGTTCACCGGCCTCAGATCATTCTCATATGACCAAGTTGCCGCAGATTATCCCTTCTGGCAGAGATAACTTGGATAATGGCTTCCGGATCGAGGttgttgacactgattttgtgggGGTTTCTTACAAGTTTTTGGATCAAATCGATGGGGGCACAGAGGCTTTATCATCCTCATTGAAGATCAATGATGAAACTTGTTCTTGTTCTTTGGCTGCATTAGCAGAGGAATCCCTGGATTTTGATGAGATTGAGGATTTGAGGCTGCGTAAAAAATTGTTCTACAAGCTCGACAAGGGTTCCAAAGAATTTGAAGAGTATAATATACAGTTCCATCGCAAGAAATCAGCTAAAAAGAGACATGAAAAAACAATAGAAGCTGATACAAAGAAAGAATTCAATGATCTagaaaagaagaagaaccaaAAGGTTATTAAGTCAAACGTGGCTAAAGCTTCGGAACAAGGGGTGGAGAGTCCAGTAATAAAAAATGTGCGTTCATGTACAAAATCAACCGTAATGGAGGAAAAAAGGGTGAGAATGCCGACAATTAACCAGCTCACTGATCCATACCATCTGCCATTCTGTCTAGATATCTATGTTTCCAAAGGGTCAGTTCGTGCTTGCATTGTTCATAGGATCACTAGCAAGGTGGTCGCTGTGGCACACTCAATTTCGAAGGACATGAAGTTTGACTTAAAGTCTAGGAAAGATGCAACTGCTTGTGCTGCTGTGGGAGCAGTTTTGGCCCAGCGTGCGATTGAAGATGATATTCACAATGTGGTCTACACAccaagaaaaggagaaagaattgaagGGAAGATTCAGATTGTCCTTCAGTCAATTATTGATCATGGTATCGATGTGAAGGTGAAGCTGAAGCAAAAGCAGCCTAGTAAG GTAAAGACTTGTGGCTATGCAAACGACTAG